Proteins from a genomic interval of Mustela lutreola isolate mMusLut2 chromosome 4, mMusLut2.pri, whole genome shotgun sequence:
- the LOC131829465 gene encoding hsc70-interacting protein-like, with protein sequence MDPRKVSELRAFVKMCKQDPSVLHTEEMRFLREWVESMGGKIPPATHKTKTEDSIKEEKPDSKKAEENIKTDEPSSEESDLEIDNEGVIEPDTDAPQEMGDENAEITEEMMDQANDKKLAAIDALNDGELQKAIDLFTDANKLNPRLAILYAKRASVFIKLQKPNAAIRDCDRAIEINPDSAQPYKWRGKAHRLLGHWEEAAHDLALACKLDYDDDASAMLKEIQPRAQKIAEHRRKYERKHEEREIKERIERVKKAREEHERAQREEEARRQSGAQDGSFPGGFPGGMPGMAGGMPGMAGMPGLNEILHDPEVLAAMQDPEVMVAFQDVAQNPANMSKYQSNPKVMSLISKLSAKFGGQA encoded by the coding sequence ATGGACCCCCGCAAAGTGAGCGAGCTTCGGGCTTTCGTGAAAATGTGTAAGCAGGATCCGAGCGTTCTGCACACCGAGGAAATGCGTTTCCTgcgggagtgggtggagagcatGGGGGGTAAAATACCACCTGCCACTCATAAAACTAAAACAGAAGATagtatcaaggaagaaaaaccagataGTAAGAAGGCGGAGGAAAACATAAAGACAGATGAACCATCAAGTGAGGAGAGTGATCTAGAAATTGACAATGAAGGTGTTATTGAACCAGATACCGATGCCCCTCAAGAAATGGGAGATGAAAATGCAGAGATAACCGAGGAAATGATGGATCAGGCAAATGATAAAAAACTGGCTGCCATTGATGCCCTAAATGATGGTGAACTACAGAAAGCCATTGACTTGTTCACAGATGCCAACAAACTAAATCCTCGCTTGGCCATTCTGTATGCCAAGAGAGCCAGTGTCTTCATCAAATTACAGAAGCCAAATGCTGCCATTCGAGACTGTGACAGAGCTATTGAAATAAATCCTGATTCAGCTCAGCCTTATAAGTGGCGTGGGAAAGCACATAGACTTCTGGGCCATTGGGAAGAAGCAGCACATGATCTTGCCCTTGCTTGCAAGCTCGATTATGATGACGATGCTAGTGCGATGCTGAAAGAAATTCAACCGAGGGCCCAGAAAATTGCTGAACATCGGAGAAAATACGAGCGAAAACATGAAGAGCGagagatcaaagaaagaatagaaagggtTAAGAAGGCTCGGGAAGAACACgagagagcccagagggaggaagaagccaggCGACAATCAGGAGCTCAGGATGGCTCTTTCCCAGGTGGCTTTCCTGGGGGGATGCCTGGAATGGCAGGGGGGATGCCTGGGATGGCAGGAATGCCTGGGCTCAATGAAATTCTTCATGATCCGGAAGTTCTTGCAGCCATGCAGGATCCAGAAGTTATGGTGGCCTTCCAGGATGTGGCCCAGAACCCAGCGAATATGTCAAAATATCAGAGCAACCCAAAGGTTATGAGTCTCATCAGTAAATTGTCAGCCAAATTTGGAGGTCAAGCATAA